Part of the Aggregatilinea lenta genome, TGCGGTCGATCATGTAGGCGATCGCCGCCGTGAGTTCGTTCAGATTGTGGGGCGGGATGTTGGTCGCCATGCCGACCGCAATACCGCTCGTGCCGTTCAGCAGCAGGTTAGGCAGCTTACCGGGCAGCACCAGGGGCTCTTGCAGGCTGCCGTCGAAGTTATCCGTAAAATTGACCGTGTCCCGGTCGATGTCTTCGAGCAGTTCTTCCGCGATGCGCGACAGGCGCGCCTCGGTGTAACGCATGGCGGCGGGGCTGTCGCCGTCGATGCTGCCGAAGTTGCCCTGGCCGTCCACCAGCATGTAGCGCAGCGAGAAGTCCTGTGCCATACGGGCCATCGCGTCGTACACCGCGCCGTCACCATGAGGGTGGTATTTACCGAGCACCTCGCCGACGATACGCGCCGACTTTTTGTATGAGGTGTTGGCGCGGATGCCCATGTCGTGCATCGCGTACAGGATGCGGCGGTGCACCGGCTTCATCCCGTCGCGCGCGTCGGGCAGCGCGCGGGCGACGATGACGCTCATCGCGTAGTCGAGATACGAATCGCGCATCTCGTCGTCGATATTTATTTGTCGAATCGTGCCGATATTCATAATGCTTCCTATCATGCTCTCGCTGGCAGCGTGCAGTGAGCGTCTCGCTGAGAAGTCATTTCAAACCCCCATCCCCGGCCCTTCCCTCTTGAGGCAGAACAGGCGAGGTGAGATTCAATCTAACGTCTCGATAGTCCCCGGAAATCAGGCGGGCGACCTGGAAGATCACACGAGTCGCCCGGAAGTGTCATGCTGTGGCGGAGTAGTCCACCTCGTTGAATCGCCGTCGATCAGGCGCGGGAATTGCCCCGCAATTGTTTAGATAGATTATACCCTGGCGGGAGGGGTTTCGCGAATTTTGCGGTCGATTAACGCTTTTTAGTTAGCCAGCAGTTAAGAGTACCAAAACGGCAGGCTGCGCAGAATGAGCGCGCCACGCTACAATGGACGCTCAGGAGGCACGCTGAGCATGGAACACGAACCCGCGCATGCGGACCGGACCCCCGCGTGGTTATGGCGGCTGGTGCTGGGCGGCACGCTGATCGTGGCACTGATCGTCGCAGGCGGCGCGTTGGCGCTCGGCCTGGGCGCTGCCGATCCGCCCATTCACGGCGCGGCGCTGTGGCGGGACGAGTCGCTGGCGTGGGCGGACGGACCGAACGTGACCCTGAACGCGAACCGCGACGTATGGGTCACCGCGCCGGACGCCGCCGCACTGCCGGACGATTCCTTTACGTTGACCGTCCGTGCGACGCTCACCGGCGGCAGCGATCCGAGCGCCGCGTGGGGCGTGTGGATTGCGCAGGGCGACGGGACGCGCGTGATCTGGGCGCTCAGCGGCGAGGGCTACGTCACCACGCGCATCTGTCCCGGCGAGACCCTGCCCGCCGCACTCGAAGACTGCCCGGCGGCCCGACCGGAGTGGCGCTGGATGCCGTACAACCGTGTCCGCGCACCGGGTACGATCAACGAGATCGCGCTGCACCGCGACGCCAGCGGCGCGATCCGGCTGTGGCTGAATGGCGAGCGCCTGGGCCTCATGACTGTGGAACCGGGCGGCACGTGGGGCCTATGGGCGCGCGGCGGGCGCGACGGCAGCGCGGCGATCACCTGGGCGCGCGCCGCAATCCTGGCTGCGGAATGAGAGACAGCTTGCGCAAGCAAAAGATTGGGCGGAGTTTTAACTCGCCCCTACATGGTTCGCCGTTTTTGAGCTACTCCGATTGTTGGTGAGTTGCTTTTGTAGGGGCAGGTTTCCAACCCATACGCATTAAGTTAAACATTTCCGAGGGAACACGGCCTTTCGTAGGGGCGGGGCAAGCCCCGCCCGTTGAGAGAAAAGCCGGGTAGGGTAAGCCCTACCCCTACGGGCACAACCGCTCGCGCTTTGCGTTGACGCCAGGGGAAACCGTTACGTTTGGGTCGTTAGCTTAATGCCTATGGGTTGCAAACCTGCCCGGCTTTTCCGGTGCGAGGGCGAAGCAAGCGCCGCCCCTACGGAACACATTTGACCGGCTTGTCTCCCCTCTCCAACTTGATTGGAGAGGGGCCGGGGGTGAGGTCGCTCCGAGAACCGGGTTATTGTGTTAATCCGCACGCAGCCTGCCCGGCTTCTTCCCCGTCCCGCCGCTTGCGTGGGGCCAGGGGTCAGGATCTGGGGGCCATCCACAAACCGGGTAACCGCAAAATACCGTTTTGTCGCAAGGAGAATCGCCATGCAGCCAGGATCAGAGCGCCAGCCCATGCGAGAGCACATCGGCATCGCAGTAGATGGCGGCGGCGTGCGCGGGACCATCGTCGCGCATGGGCTGATCGCGCTCGAAGAGATGCTCGGCACGCGCCCGCTCATCGACGATCCGCGCGTGAAGGTCGTCGCGGGGACGAGCACCGGATCGCTGATCGCGGCGGCGCTGGCGTTGGGCATGACCGGCGAAGAGATCCTCGACCTGTACCACACGGTCGGGGAACGCGCGTTCTCCAAACCCGGCCCGCTGCGCCCGGTCGGCAAGTCGCTGCCGCTGCTGGGCAACGTCCGCCTGCCAAACCGCGTCGCGCGGCTGATCGAGCGCCTGCCGGGGGGCGTCGGGGAGTTCCTGGCCTACCTGCTCATGCCCGCGCGCTACTCCTTCGACCCGCTGCGCCAGATCCTGCACGAAACGCTCGTGGGGCGGCCCGGCATCGGCTGGGGCCCGACCCTGGGCGAGATGGGCGCAGCCCTCCGCGCGAAGCCCAACGCCCCTACCCTGATCGTGACGGCGGTCGAGGTCGCGGCGCGGCAGACCCGTTTCTTGAAGTCCACGCCCGGCGAGACGTACCAACACATGAAGCTGATCGACGCACTGCTGGCGTCCTCGTCGGTGCCGACCTACTTCCCGCCCATCCCGCTGCCGCCCGACGACCCCGCGAAAAAGCCCAATCGCTGGCTGGTGGACGGCGGCGTCGGCAACTTCGGCAACCCGGCGCTGGTCGTCGCGTGGGAGCTGTGCGACCCGCGCGGCACGCGGCGGTACGATCCGGCGGACGTGTCGAT contains:
- a CDS encoding patatin-like phospholipase family protein, producing the protein MQPGSERQPMREHIGIAVDGGGVRGTIVAHGLIALEEMLGTRPLIDDPRVKVVAGTSTGSLIAAALALGMTGEEILDLYHTVGERAFSKPGPLRPVGKSLPLLGNVRLPNRVARLIERLPGGVGEFLAYLLMPARYSFDPLRQILHETLVGRPGIGWGPTLGEMGAALRAKPNAPTLIVTAVEVAARQTRFLKSTPGETYQHMKLIDALLASSSVPTYFPPIPLPPDDPAKKPNRWLVDGGVGNFGNPALVVAWELCDPRGTRRYDPADVSIISFGTGYVPPDVYRRTYGSAAKWWALDWAAHVTDLFIEDAIREQTRNIPAYYPGIDLRRYQVELDRVVRADDFELIDTVLDEKGRQMQDIVREDAHVLRTAPAVQRDDHDPERVLNAATARMIRRRPGQN